Genomic window (Oceanispirochaeta sp. M1):
AGGAAGGATATCTTCTTACAAAAGAGGGATATCCCGTACTTGGTGAAGAGGGACCCGTTCAGATTAAATTAAATAATTTCACAATAGATAAAAAGGGGCGGATCTTCCAGAACGGAGAGCTGTCCGATAATCCTCAGCGTCTTGTTTCCATGCAGGAGAATGACTGGGCCGGTTCAGAACTGGTGGATACTCTTAAAGTTGTTCAGTTTGAAGGCAACGGTAACAGATTTCTTAAAAAAATGGGAAGCAGTATGTGGACCGACACACCCGAATCCGGGGCGGCTTTTATGACCGATATTAAGGAGCGCCCCACTGTACTGCAGGGGTTTCTGGAAGCCTCCAATGTGAACTCTGTAACTGAAATGGTAAATATGATTGAAGTAAACAGAGCCTACGAAGCAAATCAGAAAATGATCAGCACACAGGATTCTCTGCTGGGCAAATTGATAAATCAAGCGGCTAAGTACTAGCTATAAATAGATGGGAGATCCCCGGGTCTCTTTGTTAATTCACCTGAGTGATATTATTCACTCAGGTAGTACAGGAGTATAATTATGATGAGATCATTATGGACAGCAGCATCCGGAATGAACGGACAGCAGTTCAACATTGATACGATTTCAAATAACCTTTCGAATGTAAACACAACAGGTTTTAAGCAGGTACGTGCGGATTTTGAAGATCTTATCTATCAGACCAGCCGGATTGCCGGTACACCCGCTACCGAGGATACTGTGGTTCCTACAGGAATCCAGGTAGGTCACGGTGTAAAGGTTGCCGCATCCCAGAGAATGTTTACTCAGGGATCTCTTCAGAACACAGGGAATGAATCAGATATTGCCATTCAGGGCGAAGGATTCTTCAGAACTCTCCAGATTGACGGCAGTTACGGGTATTCCAGAGATGGTGCATTCAAGATTGACAGCAATGGTCAGCTTGTCACATCCAACGGTAATAAGGTACTTCCCGAAGTAATCCTTCCCGAGGGATTCATCAGAGAATCATTTGCTATCAGCCAGGATGGAAGAATCAATGTAAAACTCCCCGGAAGTGATGATCCTGTTGATGTAGGGCAGGTTCAGCTGTTCCGTTTTGTAAACCCTGCCGGTCTGCAGGCTATCGGTGAAAATACATTTAAATTAACAAGTGCATCGGGTGATCCCATAGGCGGAAGGCCCGGATTTGACGGAATGGGTAAAGTTTATCAGAAATTCCTTGAGAACTCCAACGTTTCTGTCGTTAAAGAAATGGTAAACATGATTGTGGCACAGAGGGCATATGAATTAAACTCCAAGGCCATACAGACATCAGATTCCATGCTTGGAATCGCAAATAACCTGAAAAGGTAGGGTAGACCATGGACAGCATCAGCGCAGCAGGGAATTTTCATCTAAGTAATAGTTCTTCCATACAGCTTGAGAATAAACTGAGCAATACCAGCATCTCTAACGCAGAGATGAAGAAACTCAAATCGGCCTGTGATGATTTTGAAGCTATATTTATCAAGCAGATGCTGGATGCCATGAAAAAAACCATAAACCGCTCAGAACTAACCAAAAGAAATATGGGTGAAGATATCTTTGAAGACATGCTCTACGATGAGTATTCAAAGAAAATGAGCGGAACAGCGGGTCTGGGCATCGGTGATATGATGTTTCAGCAGCTCTCCCGCCAATTGCCAGGTGAACTACTGTCTTGATTAAAGCAGTTTGATATATACAGCCGGTTCTTTCCAGAACCGGCTTTTTTAGTTTGCCCAGCAAGGCTGGCTAACCCGATCTCTTGAAAGATAGAGAAGACACCCTGATCAGGGGAAGTCAATCCGAATTGCAAGGGCGTTTCTGGTAACGGAAGGGACTGAAGGAAGCAATAGGAAGTGAATGGTACATAGCGAAAGCGAACCTGATACGGCAGGCTGAGTGGGTAACCTTGCTAAAAATGGGAACGCCCGATACTGATCAGACTCAGTTTGTGATTGAGGATGTGATTGTTCACAGGGAGTCAGGAAATTAACTGGGGAAGTCCAGTAGAGTTCGATTTATTCGATAGGATGGAACAAGGT
Coding sequences:
- the flgG gene encoding flagellar basal-body rod protein FlgG gives rise to the protein MMRSLWTAASGMNGQQFNIDTISNNLSNVNTTGFKQVRADFEDLIYQTSRIAGTPATEDTVVPTGIQVGHGVKVAASQRMFTQGSLQNTGNESDIAIQGEGFFRTLQIDGSYGYSRDGAFKIDSNGQLVTSNGNKVLPEVILPEGFIRESFAISQDGRINVKLPGSDDPVDVGQVQLFRFVNPAGLQAIGENTFKLTSASGDPIGGRPGFDGMGKVYQKFLENSNVSVVKEMVNMIVAQRAYELNSKAIQTSDSMLGIANNLKR
- a CDS encoding flagellar hook-basal body protein — its product is MIRGLYTAASGMQAQQHRLNALSNNLANVDLTGYKKDTSIHKAFPEMMIRRFNDDGVHQFPIGSVDTAPIVGKLGMGVEYNESFTVFDQGAMKETSNPFDMALDGDGFFTIQTNDGERFTRNGSFILGKEGYLLTKEGYPVLGEEGPVQIKLNNFTIDKKGRIFQNGELSDNPQRLVSMQENDWAGSELVDTLKVVQFEGNGNRFLKKMGSSMWTDTPESGAAFMTDIKERPTVLQGFLEASNVNSVTEMVNMIEVNRAYEANQKMISTQDSLLGKLINQAAKY
- a CDS encoding rod-binding protein, which translates into the protein MDSISAAGNFHLSNSSSIQLENKLSNTSISNAEMKKLKSACDDFEAIFIKQMLDAMKKTINRSELTKRNMGEDIFEDMLYDEYSKKMSGTAGLGIGDMMFQQLSRQLPGELLS